The Eleginops maclovinus isolate JMC-PN-2008 ecotype Puerto Natales chromosome 10, JC_Emac_rtc_rv5, whole genome shotgun sequence nucleotide sequence ctacaagttcctgggagtgcacctgaacaataaactggactggagagACAGCACTGATGCTCTCtacaggaagggacagagcaagctgttcctCCTGAGGGGGCTCAGGTCCTTCATCGTGTGCACGATGCTGCTGGAGACGCTCTACtggtctgtgggggccagtgtgctcttcttggtgctgacaggctgaacacgctggtgaggaaggctagctctgtagttggagttaaactggacaatctggaggaggtggctgaggggaggacgaggaggaaactggacagtatcctggataaccccccactccccccctccatgcagagctagtgaagatgaggagtacgttcagccacagactcattccatctcggcacagcactaacaGCTGGGAAACTcttttgtgcctgtagccatcagactgcacaccaaggggttcaccatgagaccccctgacagtaaccgggctgcacaccaagctgctctctctttctgcacacacacatgtggatatctttaacaatacttcgttacttatctgtatatattcttattttgaATTTAGAGTTTTGAATTTAactgtgtttcatatccctgtgtgaacctgtactgtttttcctcttctctgttgctgcataaacacttgaatttccaTGCAGAGGGTgcaaagaggagctgcagcacaggcagtatgagaaacataaagagctttctgaacattagagcatggagagaGGTCCCAGTGGAGACCATAGGTACGCACAGTGTAAAGCATTAAAGGGACAGCAGCAGACCTCTGTTTTCCAGCAGAGCGTTGATGCTTTGTGATCCCAGCTTCACACCGGTTGTGTTCAACGTTCCCGACTCCATGTCCTCCATCACGGAGCGAGCCGTGTCGAAGCTATTGTTCAGCGTGGTTGCTATCACACCAGTGGGGCCCGTCTTCAGCCAGCCACTGCAGTAGAGACCTAAAAGAAAGGTTAAGATGCACTTAAGTTACCCCTTATTACGTCATTAAGGCCTTAATGTTGTAAAGGATGCTAACAGCTGAATCCTGAGAGATGTTCCTTCCTCTATTCATCAGATTGAGCCCTCAGGAGCAGAGTATAGGCCCAATGGATTCAGAAGATTGTGAAAGCTAAATCAATTATTCCATCTATAAttttgtactgtgtgtgttagGTTTGGACAATCCGTTAAAATGTTCCAACCTGTGACTGTTTCTGTAttcatgcaggtgtgtgtatgtgtgtgtgcagcgctGTGCTCTCCATTAATCGTGCTTAAATATATCCATCCAAACACCAAACTCTAGTCTGTGTGAGAGTTAAAAGACGATTTATAAAGAAGTTTATAGGAATTGCATTTTAAACCTTCTTCTATTTGCAAAATCTGCAGgtaatgtgtttttcctgctgCATGAACTCAGAGAAACGATCAGGAATTGTGTGAACGAGGCGTGAGGACCTGGAGCTTCTTGAATCCGCCCCATGTGGTTGGGCACGATGGCTCTGCGGGAGTCAAACGGCACCGAGGCGTCGATGGGGAGGCTCTTGTAGCCGATGCTGCTGATGACGAGTCCACAGGTCACATCCTCCACCTCTCCGGTCAGCACCGCCCGGGCCCCCTCGCCTGAGCCCTGCTCACAGAGACCACCTTTACCAACTTCAACCAGGACAAGAGAGAGCTGCGGGGGGGTCGTATTTCAGTATGGCGTCCGTATTTACCTCCAGCTTGTTGACCGCCAGCCGGATGCCCGCCGTCCTGCCGCTGCGCTCAGGGTCGGCCAGGATCTCCACGGGGCTCCGGTAGAAGCGCAGGCCCCAGACTTTGGTGGCCTTTTCCCGCCTCTCTTGCTCCTTCTCTCCCGGGGTCTCCAGGGCCGCCTTCAGCATGAGCTCCGTCAGACGCTTCCTGGGCCTCGGCAAATCTGAAGCAGATTTATTTCcctattattattcaaatatatggTATATACAGGCCATAATTagtcagctttgtttttgttttgcatttaaatataacCACATCTATTCGGGAGCAGAGGGGTGTTAAAAACGGTGTATGattcaatataataaaatatatcctgtcaatcaaagcacCTGTGCCCTTAATTAAGTATGACTTGAAGCTGTacttaaactaaatatatacacatattaaGTCATTTCCCCTGACGTGCATCTGTCATAGGTCAATCAGATGTAGAGAccagttgtttttattgttccaGGCATACACGGTTTCCATAAAGatgcatcaaaataaaggttgttttttattcttgagATATTCCAAACAGcgaatgaacaaaaacaaaaagtcccTGTTGCATTTAGTCTacagaaaatgtcatttgttgTGTCATTTTGTTCCTTTCTGCAGTTAGGTAGTTTTCACATCCCTAAAGTCAGAAATCCACTAAGGTTTTTAATTCATTCAGATTTTTCACTATTTCTTCCTCTTAAAAGAtgattttttgcattttatttagctgaagatggagagaaaagtCCATTTCTATCATTTTGTTTGCATGAATAAGACTGAAATGCTTCTGAATGTCTTGCTGATCATAACCAGTCTAGAGATTGCGTGTGAGAGATTGGTTTTGAAAGAATGTTCAACCCACAGGTCTTCATGGTTTTGCTGTAAGTGCACATGCTTGACAGGACTAGCCTCGAGAACAAACCACATGTTTTTGACACCTCCTTCACCCATCATGATTAACAGAGATAAGATCAAGGATCTTTCTatatcacacaaacaaactaagaTATTGAAGCAGAAGCAGATCAGCAACTCCTGTGTGGAGGAGCCTTAAGAGAGCACAAAAAAACGGCTTCCAAAAAGGGAAAAGTAATACACACATTGCGCCTTGCTAGTGAATATGAaaggtgcatgtgtgtgtggcttctcACGATTAACAGACACAAGATGAAGGTGATTGCTTTATGCACATAAATCACGTGTCAGCAGCATGAAGCGGTTAACGGCATGTGAGTGAATATGGAAAGTGTGTAGGTGTCATGAACCCATGGTCTTCATCCACTTCCTGCACTGACAACAGTTCCAGCTTATCAGGATTTACAGATCTGACATTGAGGTTTGTTTGTCTCGAGCCCTGAACAGAAACAAGGAGACTGTTATCATTATCAGCCCAAGGTCATTTCTGTCACTGCAAGGCCACACCACGGCCATCCGTGTGAAGGAGCGGAACAACCACCCTCAGAGTGTTTACTGCCAGCTGTGTTCAGTTTCCATGCGCCACGCTGTTTAAGGGCTCCAGGTCTCATAACGTTAACCACAGCGTGCATCACTCGCTTCCTTCTGACACGCTCACCAGCCAGGGTGTTAATTTTGAGGTGAAACAGGTTTTTCAGATCATTTCCTTCAGCAGAAGTCGTGCATTCAAAGCCGTATTGAAGTAAAGGTGTGTTGTCCTTTTATCAGaaacaaatattcaaagtaAGGTATTATAAGCGCGGTAAAATCTAGTTAAAGCACTTCAAATAAAAGTTGTGTTGGTGCAAGTGTTacgtggtgatgtcactatgttctggaagtaaacaaaagagtccaatagaggtgtttcaggcaggggaggggaGTAGCCTATTGtctaaaaatgtgaaatattttcattattagtCCCTGGTGTCTAATGAAACATAAACAGAACCACTTCACCGACTGATGAGGCAGTAAAGATGAAGGGCCCTCATCTGCATATTTCATGTTGTTCTGTACCTTGAAGAGATTCTTTCACCCCCTCAAAATCAGCTGCCAACATGTCCGGTCTGGtgtttggcagattcaccatcTCTCTGatttcctgcagacagagagaccaTCACAGAGAGAAATCATGTTTCTTCTCTGAACGCCAGTAACAGTTTCCATTTTCCTCCTCCGACACACACCTTGATTGTTCCTGCGATCTGTGTGGGTCCTCTCCTCCCCACGATCAGCACCCTGCGGACCCGACTCGCCTCCAGAGCCTCGAGCGCTGGCTGAGTGATGTCGGtcttctgcagaaacacagaggcacACATCTCCCATTTTAGTCTCTGCTATaccatccccccccccccggaatTATGGATTCATAAAGCAGTTATAAAGTGCATGTTTATTCCCCAGAAGTGCTCCACCAAATTAGGAGAACATTTCCAGTGATATCAACAGAGACGGGGTTAAAATCCCCCCTAAAATATCCTCCTGTTTTCCTAGCTATTCAGCCATTATAGGgctgtgtgtctctcacctTTAAGAAGTCGATGGG carries:
- the fdxr gene encoding NADPH:adrenodoxin oxidoreductase, mitochondrial isoform X1, whose protein sequence is MLFSGLKWWTSRSLWIHRLHYGINGGGKARYSSCSPKVCIVGGGPAGFYTAQHLIKARPDVAVDVYERLPVPFGLVRFGVAPDHPEVKNVINTFTQTARHERCSFYGNVNVGKDVSVEELREAYHAVVLSYGAEGNRRMGVPGEDLSGVYSAKDFVGWYNGLPSCRELGPDLSCETAVILGQGNVALDVARVLLSPIDFLKKTDITQPALEALEASRVRRVLIVGRRGPTQIAGTIKEIREMVNLPNTRPDMLAADFEGVKESLQDLPRPRKRLTELMLKAALETPGEKEQERREKATKVWGLRFYRSPVEILADPERSGRTAGIRLAVNKLEGSGEGARAVLTGEVEDVTCGLVISSIGYKSLPIDASVPFDSRRAIVPNHMGRIQEAPGLYCSGWLKTGPTGVIATTLNNSFDTARSVMEDMESGTLNTTGVKLGSQSINALLENRGVKPVTFSEWEKIDSEEVRRGEAIGKPREKLLTVEEMLQVAGK
- the fdxr gene encoding NADPH:adrenodoxin oxidoreductase, mitochondrial isoform X2, encoding MLFSGLKWWTSRSLWIHRLHYGINGGGKARYSSCSPKVCIVGGGPAGFYTAQHLIKARPDVAVDVYERLPVPFGLVRFGVAPDHPEVKNVINTFTQTARHERCSFYGNVNVGKDVSVEELREAYHAVVLSYGAEGNRRMGVPGEDLSGVYSAKDFVGWYNGLPSCRELGPDLSCETAVILGQGNVALDVARVLLSPIDFLKKTDITQPALEALEASRVRRVLIVGRRGPTQIAGTIKEIREMVNLPNTRPDMLAADFEGVKESLQDLPRPRKRLTELMLKAALETPGEKEQERREKATKVWGLRFYRSPVEILADPERSGRTAGIRLAVNKLEGSGEGARAVLTGEVEDVTCGLVISSIGYKSLPIDASVPFDSRRAIVPNHMGRIQEAPGLYCSGWLKTGPTGVIATTLNNSFDTARSVMEDMESGTLNTTGVKLGSQSINALLENRGLLLSL